The following DNA comes from Meles meles chromosome 8, mMelMel3.1 paternal haplotype, whole genome shotgun sequence.
atgccctccaaaatacccaccaccaggctcacccaacctctcaccccagccccttcaaaaccctcagattgtttttcagggtccatagtctcttatggttcatctccctctccaatttcccccaactcaatgtggttttgatttgaatctccctgatgactaatgatgatgaacattttttcatgtgtctgttagccatttatatgtcctctttggagaagtgtctgttcatgtcttctgcccattttttgacatcaTTATCTGTTtttagtttgaggagttctttctagatcttggatatcagccctttgtctttactgtcatttgcaaatatcttctcccctgttgtgggttgcctctttgttttgttgacttttcctttgctgtgcagaagcttttgatcttgatgccatttaatttctgtgtatttactcaagagaaagtAAACATATGTCCATATAATATTTGTACATATTTCATAGTAGTTTTATAATATCAAAACACTCCAAGTGTTCAGcaacaggtaaatggataaacaaactataATATATCTACACAGTGGACTACTAGTCATcagtaaaaagaataaactaaaaatacataCTGCAATATAgatgaatcttaaaataattatgctgGATGAAAGAAGCTAGATGAATAAAAGCATTCACTGCATTATATAAAgttccaagaaataaaaaaaataaatgaagaacacATTTAGCACCCAGATCTTCATTTACAATATCATTTTCCAATAAATTACTGATCCTAGGACTAGGGCAAGAAATAGACAAGATGAGTCTGGAACATCTTGAAatggtagaaaataagaaaacactaacacacacacacacacacacacacacaactcccaATGCCGAAAGCTGCAACTTATGCAACAAAATAAAGCAATACTGAATTAtaatccaaagtataaaataaatgccCATAAgaccatactgatataaataaaatgcCAAGAAATTTTTCTACGTAGAAAAATTCctaataaataatgtatatattccACCCTAAAGGAGGAAAAGCATAACACCCTGCTCCCTGATTTCCCTTTGAAGAGCTCAGTAtggaaagagaagataaaaaaaaaaaagagtgttcagtggagaaacctgaaaaATACTGCTTCAGCCAGGTGATTAGGGTTAACATCAATAATATTAAGTCTGGTTGACAATATGTACCATTTAACCAATGTGGTATTTACTGTTGTGATTTTCCTCCTCAAAACCCATAAGCCtagtctaatcatgaggaaaacataaaattttaataaaaggacATCCTGCAATAAAGCTTACCAGACTCCTTAGGACTGttcacatcattaaaaaaaataaaataaaaaaggaaagtctgagaaactgcaACAGCCAAGAGGCACCTAAGGAGACATGGCAACagtgtaatgtggtatcctggataAAACcctggaaagaaaagaacattagaCAGAAACTAAGGAAATCAGAATaaactatgtatgtatgtatgttaatATTAGTGTATCAATATTAGTTCattaattgtaataaatataccatattaatataAGATGCTAGTAGGAGAAACTATACAGAGGATATAGAGGAACTTTATGAACTATCTGCTTAATTTTGCTATAAATTTTACACTGTTCTAAAAAGAAAAGGCtatcagtaaaaaataaaaaatagaggagaCAGTCCTAAATAATATATGTAGTATAATTTAACTTGTTTAATAAatcaaatgtgaatttttttgaaaacctaatgtatggtgacagaaagcagattaatgGTTGCCTGGAGACAGATGGTGAATGACAGAGATGGGAGAAGGTAGGAAAGAGCAGCAGGAAGGGATTAAAAAGTGTTGTGAAGAAACTTCTGGTGTAAAAGGGTATATCTATCATTTTGTGGTGAAAATGTTTCACAAGTACATAAGTATATCAAAATGTAcacaaaatgtacattttaaatacatgcaGCTTATTGCATGacaactatactttaataaagctTTTTCCCACaaagtataaaaaaacaaacttccaaATTTGAATTCTCCTCTCCAAAAAGAGTCTTCAAGAATATTTGGAGATAGCCCTATTACATCCGAATTTAACCAGTAAATTTTGTTTAActcaaaaattcatatatttgAGAATTCCTGTACCAACATTGCTAATCACCCAGCATTAAATTTCATGACATAATGATGATTTAGGAAGCACTGGGCAtctttatcattattttcctACCTCAAGATTTAAAATCTTATGGGAACAACCTAGTTAGTCTGTTAGCTTGAGGGAATTTTTATACGAATCAAAACTGAGCCAAATACAGTTTGCCCTTTAAAATGAACCCTATGCCAATTTTGTGGCTATAGCAATCTGAAAACCAAATTCCAAGCCATcagcaatttaaaaatcataCCCCGAAGGAGACTGACATTTGATCACTTGGGTTCAAATCTGACTATGCTACTGTCTATAATTTTTGGCTACTCTATGCCTCAATTTTCCCAactatgaaatggagataatgtATCTACTTTATAGGACTGTtcaaggattaaataaattaacacaTGTAAAGGCTTCAGAAGACTACCTAGTAGTGCTCTCCAGATTATGCAAATTCTACAGATTCTATggcactaaccatcagggaaatatatattaaaaccacaatgagatatcactacacacaCACCATGAAGGCTATAATAAAAAACACATACAAGTGTAgccaagaatgtggagaaactggaaccgtCATACACTCCTGGTGGGCATATAAAATATGCAGtctctttggaaaacagcctggcagTTCTTTAGAGGGTGAAACCTAGagttaccatataacccagcaattctactcctaggtatgtccaagagaaatgaaaatatatgttcatacaaaaacttatacatgaatgttcataggagcattattcataataacctaaagtagaaacagcccaaatgtccaacaaccagtaaatggataaataaaatgcaatatagccacacaatgaaatattattttgaaaggaatgaagtactgatacatgctacaacatggttGAACCTTGAAAACCCTATGCTggtgaaccataagagagtatggactctgaaaaacaacctgagggttttgaaggggtgggggtgggaggttgggggaaccaggtggtgggtaatagggagggcacgtattgcatggagcactgggtgttgtgcaaaaacaatgaatactgttacgctgaaaaaaaaataaatttgaaaagaaaaccctatgctaagtgaaagaagccatcaaaaaaagaccaaatacagtatgagtccatttatatgatatgaaatgcccagaataggtaaattcacagagaaggaaagtgacTGTGGCTAGCTGCTGGTAGATTTAGGGTGGGAGGATTGAGGAGTGACTGTTAATGGGTATGAGGTTTATTTTGGACATGGAGATACCCAATGGGTCTTGGGGTCAGCAGAGATTGTTAGTTTATGATTCTGTAcctcaaatatatttcaatactctccccctctctctactatatgttataaaataagaggtcatctactttaaaaaaaaacctcaaaggtaattatttttaagaataaatatgtTGAAGGGAGAAAATACTATTCATCATCTCTATTGAGGGACTTATGATGTAGCACAGAATATAAGCTGGAGCTAAGGGAAACTTTCCTTAAAGTTCTATTTAATAAAAGTTGGAATAAATTCCTTGGACAAATCAAAGGAGGACACACAATATCTAAACTTCCACTCTCAAATTTCTCTGCCACATTGAAGACTGTTCCAGAGGAGTAGGGAATCTTGGTTAGATTAAAGAAATCTGAAAGCGCTCATTTTCATGGAAGTTATAACAGAGAGTCTCTTTTATATTATTTAGGATCATCCTTGATATATTCATTCAATAACATAGTCAAGTCTCTTTCTCGATGTTAAATCTTTACAAAACTGAAATCCCAAAAGAATCCCTTCGCTTTTCCAGTTAGATGGAGCATGATTCTTAATTCGTAGTACAATATCTTAATATGTTTACGAACTTCCATCCCTCAGCACCTGCCATTCAGGGTGGAATTCAGACTAGCGGGTGGGGATATCAACTCCTGAATTTCAGATCAGGTGCGTCATCGGTGTAGGGAGGGGCTTTGGGCGGGGCATCCCGTTAGGGAGGAGGCTTCACTAGAAAGCTATGGGTCCAGTCTGCAGCTGTCATTACTCGAGTTAAGCTTTGTATTACTTGTGTTCGATGATATGGTGGGTAAGCGACATTCTCAATGCGAACTAGTTTCACTCGGCACTTAAGTGAAATATGTAAGTACAGACGTTTCCTTCTGAGCTACTGAGAAACGTGAGAGCTCCAGGGATGATTGTCGCCCGCTGTTTATTGGGAGCAGGCAGAAACTCGACTGTTATTGAGAATGGGCTGTAGCGAGAAGTCCAAGTAGTTCCAGGGTTTTAATGAGAAGGAAAGTGGAACGCAGTCAGGGATTGGGAGCTACAAGACAAGCTCCGCTTGGAAGCCAGAGAAAAAATCCGGAGAGAGAGCCGCGTATATAAGTGCTTTCGAAGCCTCCGCCACTCGAGTGCTGGAATTGTGAGTATTCTGCGCCTCGTGTCCTGGGACTGAAGTCGGAGAACTCTCCCAGCCAGGAGAGACTACCTTCTCCTGCTCTCCCCACCTGACTCAGGGACTAAACTGCCGCCCTTCCCCTGACCACCAGATGGAGGGCAAAGGCAGTAGCTGACCAGTGCCGCCCCATTCCGACCGGGAGGTGGAGATTCCCCACCCCGCCTCACCGAGAACAGCCAAATTCAATTATAATTTTCTCCTCCCGCTTCTCCTACATTTCCCAtatccccacctccttcccctaaCCCTCCTCCTTCGAGacaggggaggagaaaaggggagTTCAGGTCGTCATGACAGAGCCTAAGGCAAAGGATTCCCAGGCTCCTCACTTGGCCGGCGGCGTGCCCTCCCCCTCACGGGTCGGATTGGCTCTGTCGGGACGCCGGGACGCTGGCTCCTTCCAGGCGAGTCAGACCTCGGACGCCTCGCCTGTAGTTTCGGCCATACCCATCTCCTTGGACGGGCTGCTCTTCCCTAGGCCCTGCCAGGGACAGGACCCGGACCGGAAGACGCAGGATCAGCAGCCTCTGTCAGACGTGAAGGCGGCGCATACCAGAGTTGAAGCCGCAAGCGGTGCAGGAGCTGGCAGCTCTAGAACCCCAGAAAAAGACAGAGGGCTGCTGGACAGTGTCTTGGACACCCTACTGGAGCCCTCAGTCCCAGGGCAGAGCCACGCCAGCCCTCCTGCCTGTGAGTCCACTAGCCCTTGGTGCCTGTTTAGCTCCGAGCTTCCCGAAGACCCCCGGGTTGCCCCCACCACCCAGGGGGTGTTGTCCCCGCTAATGAGCCGGCCAGAGAGCAAAGCTGGCGACAGCTCCGGGACGGCAACTGCCCATAAAGTGCTGCCCAGGGGCCTGTCACCGTCCCGGCAGCTGTTGTCTCTGACCTCTGGGAGTCATCCTTGGGGGGGGGCTGCCGTGAAACCAGCACCGCAGCCGGCTGTGATGGACGTAGAGGAGGAGGATGGCTTTGAGTCCGAGGGCTCTGTGGGTCCACTCCTGAAAGGCAAATCCCGGCCTCTGGGCGGCACGGCAGGAGGAGCTGCGGCCACCTCTcctggggtggcctcaggaggagTGACCCTGATCCCCAAGGAAGATTCCCGCTTCTTGGCGCCTAAGGTCTCCCTGACCGAGCAGGAGGCACTAGCGGCGCCCGGGGGCTCCCCGCTGGCCACCACGATGATGGATTTTATACACGTGCCCATTCTGCCCCTCAACTCGGCCTTCCTGGCCGCCCGCACCCGGCAACTGCTGGAAGGGGAGAACTATGACGGCGGGGCTGCGGCTGTCAGCACCTTTGTCCCGCCTCGGGGCTCGCCCTCGGGTTCGTCCACACAGGTAGCTGCCGGCGACTTCGACTGTGCATACCCACCCGACGCGGAGCCCAAGGATGATGGGTTCCCGCTTTACGGCGACTTCCAGCCGCCTGCCCTGAAGatcaaggaggaagaggaaggcacCGAGGCAGCTGCGCGCTCTCCGCGGCAGTACCTGGTGACCGGTCCTAATCCTGCCGTCTTCCCGGATTTGCCGCTGGCTCTGCAGCAGCTACCTCCCCGAGCTCCATCCTCCAGACCAGGGGAAGCGGCGGTGACGGCGGCCGCACCCGCCAGTGTCTCTGTCTCCTCGGTGTCCTCGTCGGGGTCGACCCTGGAGTGCATCTTGTATAAAGCCGAGGGCACGCCGCCGCAGCAGGGCCCGTTCGCTCCGCCGCCCTGCAAGGCGCCAAGCGCAGGCGCGTGCCTGCTGCCCCGAGACTGTGCCTCCACCTCTGCTTCGGCAATCGCTGCGGGAGTGGCCCCTGCGCTCTACCCGCAGCTCAGCCTCAACGGGCTCCCGCAGCTCGGTTACCAGGCCGCCGTGCTCAAAGAGGGCTTGCCGCAGGTCTACCAGCCTTATCTCAACTACCTGAGGTGAGGGCCCGGGACGGGGCGCGGGAGCCCTATGCGTCTCGCGAATAGCGGTCCCGCCAGTTCATCGCCATCAGCTTCTGGCTCACTCGAATGGCCTCAAGAGTATGCGTGGTCTGGGCGGGGCACAGGGTAGTTTGGTTTCCTTTATCTTCTCTCAGCTCCTTACTATTTTAGGGACACAAAGGGGGCGCATAATATGCCGTTTTTGGAGCGTGCatcctcaaaaatattttccaaactttTCAAATCCGCGAGATTTCGAGACAAAACTAGTCCTGATTTAAAATGCGCAGCGTCACTCTAGGTGAGCGGTAGCCCAGTGGAGCGGAAAAAGCGCGGCGAGTTGGGGGCTTTATAAACTGGTTATTTTCTTAGGACATTTACTGGAAATGTCTTTCTTGGAGAAGAGACTTTAAGGCACGGATCCTCCGGGAGGGGTGGTACTTGTTACATAGTCGCTTAGCCAGAACTGAAAGCATAACTTCACAGGTTGGGACATTTAATGCCTCAATTTTCATACGTATCTCAAGGCTAAAGTTATGTGTAATATGTTTACATTATTAATTTAAACACCAATCACAGTCAGTGCACTGTATTCTGTTATTGTTTCAGATTCGCTACAACTTTTTTCACATAggttttcaaaaacattttgatTTACATACTGGAGTAGTGGAATTTCTAAGAATGTTCGCTTTAGAATCTTATTGCTGTGAATGAGCAAAATAGTGTCAATATACTGAACAATTCTTTAAATCGGCAAACACATAAACTTGTGTTAAGGGTTGTgttaaaaactcaaaacaaaagcATTGCTAAGTACCATTCAACCTTAAAACAAAACCATGTTTATAGTTACCCAGGCTACAGGAAGGAAATAACATTTCATTTGTCAAAGTAAATTTATTATTCTATATAAGAAGTTTtgtagaaagattttttaaaacaaaaccaaaacttgctttcctaaacataaaattatatattattcttttatgtTGGTGCTGCTGATGACTGATTAATAATTTGCAAATGTGGTGAATCCAGGAACAGTACAGAAAGTTTAATTTGCATGTCTTTCAAGGGTGTGTATACAGAGTTCTATTTGAAAATCCCCTTTCACTCTGTCAATTCTGTTAAGAAAACTTCAGTAGCTAGTGGTGCACCTAAAAATAAATGTACTCTGTTTTGCATTTCAAGGCCGGATTCAGATGCCAGCCAGAGCCCACAGTACAGCTTTGAGTCATTACCTCAGAAGATTTGTTTAATCTGTGGGGATGAAGCATCCGGCTGTCATTATGGTGTCCTTACCTGTGGGAGCTGTAAGGTCTTCTTTAAAAGGGCAATGGAAGGTAGGCTCCTTTCTCCTGATCCTTTATTATTGGTTTAACTGTAAGCTGAgactattattttttagattttaattaccCCTTGCTTCTAAGAAATGGTGATATTTCTAAACTTATATGACTGTGTTTTAACAATATGCTTTCATTTATAATACTCAAAATTGAATGTGATTAGATATTATAATTTCATACTCTTTggctaccactttttttttaatattttattaatttgacagagagaaatcacaactaggcagagaggcaggcagagagagaggaggaagcaggctccccgcagagcagagagcccgatgcagggctcgatcccaggaccctgggatcatgacctgagccgaaggcagaggctttaacccactgagccacccaggcgccccttggctacCACTTTTAATATTAGACTCAAGTTGTACTAATCTTGGGGCAATGCTGCTATTGTTCATTACCTATTTAGCTTTAAAGAAACAACTTCActgtaattgtatttttatatttctattatatgTGATATgtactaaatttaaaattttgatcaaaagaaaaattgtaaaagtCATTGAAATTATGTATATGTacttatatgtgtgtgcatatatatatgtgatgcAGTTACAAATTTTCTACacaattttgtcttttctctacATTCATATGTATGTAATACTTAAATATTGGTAACactaaacaaattttttaaaattctctttttgttTGGTATATAAGGGGATAGGAATAAACAGttcaaagcaaatgaaaaatttgagcacaaaaataatttctgaagaaGTATTTTACTATAAgacctttatatttttaaaatgatctaaaTGACCTATTTATCTAATGATAATTATCTAATGATTTTGAATTGACTTACATAATGTATTTTGGACTTGAACTGAGCTGAAAAGAGCTTAGGGTTCCCTCTGGAGTGCAGAGATCACACCTAGACAAGGAACCAAAAATCTGATTACCtgcttttttgtttcctgtttatgagttttgtttttgtttttgttttttaatttcaagagtCTTCTATTTAAAAgtaggaaaggaaggaatgagCAATTTTTACCTTAAGGGAACTTTCAAAGGAGTTTGATGTGCGTATTTAATATACACCAAAAGAATATGACCTAAAAGACATTCTAAATTCACTATTCTTGTAGCTGCCTTACAGGTGATTCTTTACAACTATTATACCTTTTTGGTAAAAATGGTTCCCAACCAGTTATTAGTAATGTTTGCAATAATTCTACTTAGACTAATTCTTCTTAAAGaatatttgttttgtatttatctAGAATATGATTTTTCCacaaaagaatatgtattaaaatatgcataataatatattatatataatatattataatacaggggcacctgggtggctcagtgggttaaagcctctgccttcagctcaggtcatgatcccagggctctggaatcgagccccacatcgggctctctgcttcgcgggaagcctgctttctcctctctctctgcctgcttatgatctctgtcaaataaataaaatcttaaaatatatatatattataatacacattataatatattacaaatatagaTTTGTATTTGgattatattacaaatatatatttatgtatataaaagagGCTACATGAGAAAATGGGACACAACTGATAATGGCCCTAACTTTCCTATTGACATTATTTAGTCGTAGTTACAAGTAGACGTTCTTTGTGTGGAAGAGTAGATTCTCCAGCACATAAATGGAGTTACTATTTCCATGTGACTTTATGTCTGGTTTTTTGAACAGTCCTTTTGATATTAATAGGATTCCCTTCATTTTTACAGCCTTAGGGTAGTCTAATTTTTATAAGTGGATGATTCCTGTGGAATCCCTGCTTGAAAGCCATTCTTTTTCTAGCCCAGCTCCATAGGTAAGCATTTACATCTTTATAGGTAAGCATGTTCCAAAGACATAAATTTGAATTTCCAAAGAGCACACAACTAATTAGTAACTAATTCTTAATCACCATAGGTTAGATACTCTTTCATTGCAATGTTCATAAATCAGAGAGGGTGGGCACAAGTAGATATTTGATGAATGCTACTTAATTTTCAGAAGTTACTTCAAACTGTGCATATAGAACCAAGAGCACCCTAACTAAAATACAAATGTTTTTATAGTATTAAAGTAGTATCCAGAACCACATAAAATGTCTTCCCAAATGTACTCTTGGAAAGCATTTGTAGGACCACTACTGTTGGCATGATCCTGTTTTAGTCTTGAGTAGTAGATATGAAGTACCTTTATTTGGAAATGTTTATAAAGGAACTCAAGGTAGGTTTATCAGTCATTCGTGAAATTAAATCAAGATTACAAAAACTGTATGAggaatttcattcattcagcatttttttaatttaaaaattttttaagattttatctgacacagaaagagagagagagtaagcacacaggaggagcagcaggcaggggagaagcaggctcctcactgagcaaggagcctgatgagggactccaatgcagagcttgattgcaggaccctgggatcatgacctgagccaaaggcagccatttaaccaactgtgccacccaggagtccctatttAGCACTTATTTTATACCTCTTATATTTAGATCTGTGACAAAGATATTCTTCCCTTGATTTCACCTCTCTTTGCCTTAGAAATAAGATGAGGATAACAATAACTACCCCTCAGCGTTGTTATaaagattaagtgagttaatacatGCAAAGTTTTGAAACAAATGCCTAGCATATTGTCAGTTTCAATGGTGTCACTTTGGTCAAGGAGCTTATGATAGAGCTGAGCAGGTAATATATATGTAAGGCCTTTTTGCatataaaataaagattctcAGTAAATGCTCAGATAGGTAAGCAAATCTGTAAAGAAGTTAGGATTTGTATGGTTTGTGAATTAGTGTGTTTAGGCAGGGGAAGTTAATGGAATGTGTATATTCTATAATGACAGGAGAAGACTTCATGGaaaatgtgaatttcattttGTTCCTAAAGGAGAAGTAAGATTATTGATCTCTGGGTATTGAGGAGGACCTTTAAGTGCATATGTCCAAGGAGGAGTGAAAAGATTAAGATTTGACTAGGACTTGAGGAATTATATTTggaaatcattaaaattaaaggTTAGGAAGTTTAATTGCCAGTGTTTGAATGAGTTGGGATAAAATCAGTGATTTAAGATAATAGAAGTTCCTGGGAATTTTCACAACTAAGAAAGATGAGTAGAAGGACTTTAACAGTTGGAGAGAAATAGGTGTGAAATCTAAAGTTGGGGTAGTTTAAAGTAGAACTATGTATGTATGGATGCCAATATGTTCAGAAGTTGAAAGTCAGTGGtcaaaaatatagatattttgggggcacctgggtggctcagtgggttaaagcctctgccttcggctcaggtcatgatcccagggtcctgtgatggagccccacatcaggctctctgctccgcagggagcctgcttcctcctctctctctgcctgtctctctgcctacttgtgatctctgtctgtcaaataaataaataaaaatctttaaaaataaaaaaaaattatatattaatatttttaccaaGGATAGTAATGATAAtagcagggtgtctgggtggctcagtcaatagtgtctgccttcagctcgggtcatgatctcaggatcctgggatcaagtcccatgcctgcgtccctgctcagtgggaaacctgtttctccctctttctttacCACTCCTTCTGCTTATgcttggcctctctctctctctcaaataaataaatataatcttttaaaaaatgataatagcaTTTTAGAGTACTTTCTATATACTAGTGACCTAGTGTTTTAtggatattttcatttccttaatccttataatctttataatcattgtatTTTCAATTTACCAATAAGAAAACTAAGGGACAGACATGTTAAATTGCCTTAATCACAGTTAGGAAGTGGTAGAGTGAGGATTCAAACCTAAGTAGTGTGATTCCAGAACCTGTGCAACATTTCTCTCAATTACACTGCATTTCTCTTAAGAGGAAATTCtgtttaaatttcaaagaaaaacaatagtGCATTGAAAGGAAAAATGTGAGCCAAATGATAAAACATCTAGGAGGTAAAAGTGAATCTTAAAGGAAATTGCAAGATGAAGATTGATTAAAAGTGTGTGATACAAATTAATGGATGATACTAACTTCACCTCTAGGACAGCTATGAGAAAAAATAGTCAAGGACCAAGATCCAGTTTCTTTACTTCTCCTTCAAGTTGAGAGTGAGAGACCATAAAGCCTGTAAATGAGTTACCCAGGAAAACTGGGTTTCTCTTGgtatgagagaagagagaagaggcaggaaagaaaaggagaggggaggggaggggaggaaagaggaggggaggggtcaGAAACCACTCAAAAAGTGAGTGTTTGGGGTAGGAAGAGATGGCCTCTCTTAACCTAAGAAAATGAATTAGCCAAAAGCAATTGGTTGACTAGCCCTTTGTATTACTTTACTAAGATTTGGAATGAACCAGGAAGTGGTCAGGAATTGCCTTAATACCCTTCAAGGAGATGAAGTCATAATGACATAACCAGTTCTATAAATGCAGGCCATGACTTTGTAGTAAGAAGTGAAAGATATTTCTCATTGGCTTTTGTGTGTATGTACTGTGACTAGCTTGGTGCTATGAATATATACTAGATATTCAGTAAATTTTTTCTAAATCATCATAACTGATAATGCCAAGCTCTTATTCTTTGGATGGTTTTTACTGTAACAACATTTGTAGTGAATAAATCTGATGGAATATGGGTGGGGAAATATTATAATATAGTGGAACATTATTTAGAAGACACTTGTCTAAGTAAGTATTGATGGATTTGTGATTATACTACattattagtttcatttttattctagGTATGTGgatgtataattgacaaataaaactgTGAGATATTTAACATGAGGATTTGGTATATATGGTAAAAGGATTCCCCTATgaagttaattaacacatttaTCGCCTCacctacttatttttttcttcttttggcaagaatatttaaattttactctctTACCAAATTTTAGTCATATAATACCATGTTTTCAACTAGTCaccatgttatatattatatccTCAGACTTATTCATCTtaaaagtttgtacccttttagCAACCTCTCACTATTTCCCCTATTTCCCAGCCCCTGGTGACCATTTTCTACACCaaagtatttattgagaactttctGTATGCTAAGCATTATGCTTGGTACTAGTTGAAAAAGCAGTAAAATGGAACTGCAGCCCTAGTGGAGTTCATAATGTAATGTAGGCAAGAAACACTCTATCAATTGCATTTAAACAATGAATTATAGATGTGCTAAGTGAATAGTTTAAGCAATGCCTGGAAAACTagagaattgacccctttatcagaAGCTGGGGATGATAGGAAATACCTTTTAGATTTAGAAAGACACCATCATAAGTAGACCACAGAAGAAACTGgacataaatgaaatattttatgcataAAATATTGCTTTCAAAAGTTGAATAGAGTTGGTATCAGAGActaaaaatgaaactgatttgGAAGCATATTCTCCCTGCTATGCCttccagaagagaaataatgaacattcaaattcatttaaatattatattattttaagagCAATTTTATGTTTACAGCAAATCAAGAGGGAGGTATAGAGTTTTCCCATACACTTCTTGCCCAAACATAGC
Coding sequences within:
- the PGR gene encoding progesterone receptor isoform X2, translating into MTEPKAKDSQAPHLAGGVPSPSRVGLALSGRRDAGSFQASQTSDASPVVSAIPISLDGLLFPRPCQGQDPDRKTQDQQPLSDVKAAHTRVEAASGAGAGSSRTPEKDRGLLDSVLDTLLEPSVPGQSHASPPACESTSPWCLFSSELPEDPRVAPTTQGVLSPLMSRPESKAGDSSGTATAHKVLPRGLSPSRQLLSLTSGSHPWGGAAVKPAPQPAVMDVEEEDGFESEGSVGPLLKGKSRPLGGTAGGAAATSPGVASGGVTLIPKEDSRFLAPKVSLTEQEALAAPGGSPLATTMMDFIHVPILPLNSAFLAARTRQLLEGENYDGGAAAVSTFVPPRGSPSGSSTQVAAGDFDCAYPPDAEPKDDGFPLYGDFQPPALKIKEEEEGTEAAARSPRQYLVTGPNPAVFPDLPLALQQLPPRAPSSRPGEAAVTAAAPASVSVSSVSSSGSTLECILYKAEGTPPQQGPFAPPPCKAPSAGACLLPRDCASTSASAIAAGVAPALYPQLSLNGLPQLGYQAAVLKEGLPQVYQPYLNYLRPDSDASQSPQYSFESLPQKICLICGDEASGCHYGVLTCGSCKVFFKRAMEGQHNYLCAGRNDCIVDKIRRKNCPACRLRKCCQAGMVLGGFRNLHIDDQITLIQYSWMSLMVFGLGWRSYKHVSGQMLYFAPDLILNEQRMKESSFYSLCLTMWQIPQEFVKLQVSQEEFLCMKVLLLLNTIPLEGLRSQNQFEEMRSSYIRELIKAIGLRQKGVVSSSQRFYQLTKLLDNLHDLVKQLHLYCLNTFIQSRALSVEFPEMMSEVIAAQLPKILAGMVKPLLFHKK
- the PGR gene encoding progesterone receptor isoform X1, which translates into the protein MTEPKAKDSQAPHLAGGVPSPSRVGLALSGRRDAGSFQASQTSDASPVVSAIPISLDGLLFPRPCQGQDPDRKTQDQQPLSDVKAAHTRVEAASGAGAGSSRTPEKDRGLLDSVLDTLLEPSVPGQSHASPPACESTSPWCLFSSELPEDPRVAPTTQGVLSPLMSRPESKAGDSSGTATAHKVLPRGLSPSRQLLSLTSGSHPWGGAAVKPAPQPAVMDVEEEDGFESEGSVGPLLKGKSRPLGGTAGGAAATSPGVASGGVTLIPKEDSRFLAPKVSLTEQEALAAPGGSPLATTMMDFIHVPILPLNSAFLAARTRQLLEGENYDGGAAAVSTFVPPRGSPSGSSTQVAAGDFDCAYPPDAEPKDDGFPLYGDFQPPALKIKEEEEGTEAAARSPRQYLVTGPNPAVFPDLPLALQQLPPRAPSSRPGEAAVTAAAPASVSVSSVSSSGSTLECILYKAEGTPPQQGPFAPPPCKAPSAGACLLPRDCASTSASAIAAGVAPALYPQLSLNGLPQLGYQAAVLKEGLPQVYQPYLNYLRPDSDASQSPQYSFESLPQKICLICGDEASGCHYGVLTCGSCKVFFKRAMEGQHNYLCAGRNDCIVDKIRRKNCPACRLRKCCQAGMVLGGRKFKKFNKVRVMRALDAVALPQSVGIPNESQALSQRISFSPTQDIQLIPPLINLLMSIEPEVIYAGHDNTKPDTSSSLLTSLNQLGERQLLSVVKWSKSLPGFRNLHIDDQITLIQYSWMSLMVFGLGWRSYKHVSGQMLYFAPDLILNEQRMKESSFYSLCLTMWQIPQEFVKLQVSQEEFLCMKVLLLLNTIPLEGLRSQNQFEEMRSSYIRELIKAIGLRQKGVVSSSQRFYQLTKLLDNLHDLVKQLHLYCLNTFIQSRALSVEFPEMMSEVIAAQLPKILAGMVKPLLFHKK